A region from the Triticum urartu cultivar G1812 chromosome 1, Tu2.1, whole genome shotgun sequence genome encodes:
- the LOC125522173 gene encoding uncharacterized protein LOC125522173 isoform X1 codes for MTRQRHPTPFTCCKRSVLAGERGVAMGVQARHDTLGIKKVLKCSIGISYRCASEHWALFSLALLLYLLYRSSPGLFAFLLSTSPVIICATLLLGILLSYGSTHLPESIEDRKTDTDSSAPRFGCFSRNVHFGAHQGFSVPAVKESTVGFKCWEIRNPSFSKARADKLTELDDTVPLLKESVDQGDERVYGHDRLTELFASISSMVTLQQEIGMEKFMKADHEREFRDPFSNNDNSTEYASLFEDAGQRRVDEKETTFGLCSSSENDRENDETVRKENQDKLLTDDQSDNVGEVSEDNPAKKPAGTCKWGRAFSVRQRKKLDGIKIEPINVDISSQLDSSLVSPCARVGNHDVSSDFDSVKPEFSSSDITMVDVAPMLDGTDPPLSNDDSGKLEDSSCDITMADVAPMLDEIDPPLGNEFPSPEPIDNDDSVCGSNFCRLDPQMDSDNNSKPDTGKAENDAKDGEKKKDDGGNQPEFLGTADEDKNAMDLGYSEVERSRRLEFLMAKRRSRKNIIFDLDGNDACQSADRFSRFRMQVQPISVSRRSPFDLASDPDEAAIPGSAPSIMHRRNNLFEPPSEQSDDGGVSAHDNLDSQEIMTGSRRDMVFKRHDTFNFGGQERHRSRFKPCFVLDAMDIQEESTGSFQRQFSDKSVSKLSAVSECDTLSSVADQEESNNLVKRDFQRWFSDKSASRLSVVSESDTLSLGADQEECNDLVKKDFQRWFSDKSMSRLSVVSGSDALSLAAGQEERSDFNKDFLWYFQRQFSDKSMSKVTVVSESDALSLVADQEEHTDFNKDFLWYFQRQFSDKSVSRQSVVAESDIISSVTDQEDRSDLVEKDVLLGDTSPELPRQESDVGNAGSKCPDTVDFVGDETLNAAVASGMEPEPVCNAAT; via the exons ATGACTCGACAAAGGCATCCTACGCCATTCACTTGTTGCAAAAG GTCTGTGCTGGCAGGTGAGAGAGGAGTGGCCATGGGTGTCCAGGCCAGGCATGATACATTAGGCATCAAGAAAGTTTTGAAGTGCTCTATCGGAATAAGCTATAGATGTGCCTCTGAACACTGGGCTCTCTTCAGTCTAGCCCTACTGCTTTACCTGCTGTACAGATCTTCACCGGGTCTCTTCGCTTTCCTTCTCTCCACTTCCCCTGTAATTATTTGCGCCACCCTTCTTCTTGGTATACTGCTAAGTTATGGGAGCACACATCTTCCTGAGTCCATTGAAGACCGGAAGACTGACACAGATAGTTCAGCTCCCAGGTTTGGATGTTTTTCCAGAAATGTTCATTTTGGAGCACATCAGGGATTTTCAGTGCCTGCAGTTAAGGAGAGCACAGTTGGCTTTAAATGTTGGGAAATCAGAAACCCAAGTTTTAGCAAGGCAAGGGCTGACAAGCTTACTGAGCTGGATGATACTGTTCCTCTTTTGAAGGAATCAGTTGATCAAGGAGATGAGAGAGTTTATGGACATGATAGACTCACTGAACTCTTTGCTTCTATTTCTTCCATGGTGACACTGCAGCAAGAGATTGGTATGGAGAAATTCATGAAGGCTGATCATGAACGGGAGTTCAGAGATCCATTTTCCAACAATGATAATAGTACCGAGTATGCTAGCCTGTTTGAGGATGCTGGTCAAAGAAGAGTTGATGAGAAGGAGACAACATTTGGCTTATGCTCTTCCAGTGAGAATGATAGGGAAAATGATGAAACAGTAAGAAAGGAAAATCAAGATAAATTGTTGACAGATGATCAAAGTGATAATGTGGGAGAGGTTTCAGAAGATAACCCAGCTAAAAAACCGGCTGGTACTTGCAAATGGGGCCGTGCTTTTTCTGTCCGTCAGAGAAAGAAGCTTGATGGGATAAAGATTGAGCCTATCAATGTTGATATCAGCAGCCAGTTAGACTCTTCTCTAGTTTCACCATGTGCAAGAGTTGGCAACCATGATGTTTCATCAGATTTTGATTCTGTCAAGCCAGAGTTTTCCTCTTCTGATATCACTATGGTTGACGTTGCTCCAATGCTTGATGGTACTGATCCTCCTTTAAGCAATGATGATTCCGGTAAGCTAGAGGATTCCTCTTGTGATATCACTATGGCTGATGTTGCTCCAATGCTTGATGAGATTGATCCTCCTTTAGGCAACGAATTCCCTAGCCCCGAGCCCATTGACAATGATGATTCTGTCTGCGGTTCCAACTTCTGCCGTCTGGATCCTCAAATGGACAGTGATAATAACAGCAAGCCTGATACTGGTAAAgctgaaaatgatgctaaggatgGAGAAAAGAAGAAGGATGATGGTGGGAACCAACCTGAATTTCTTGGGACAGCAGACGAAGATAAGAATGCCATGGATCTTGGGTACTCTGAGGTGGAAAGGAGTCGTAGATTGGAGTTCTTGATGGCTAAGAGAAGATCAAGGAAGAATATAATATTTGATCTTGATGGAAATGATGCTTGTCAGAGTGCAGATAGATTTTCACGTTTCCGTATGCAAGTTCAGCCCATTTCAGTATCAAGGAGGAGCCCTTTTGACCTTGCTTCTGATCCTGATGAGGCAGCCATTCCTGGCTCGGCTCCTTCAATCATGCATCGGCGAAATAACCTGTTTGAACCCCCTTCTGAACAATCAGATGATGGTGGTGTATCTGCACATGATAACTTGGATTCTCAAGAAATCATGACAGGTTCCCGCCGAGACATGGTCTTCAAGAGGCATGATACCTTCAATTTTGGCGGCCAAGAGAGACACCGTTCTCGATTTAAGCCATGTTTTGTGCTGGATGCAATGGATATTCAGGAAGAAAGTACAGGCAGTTTCCAGAGGCAGTTCAGTGACAAGAGTGTGTCAAAACTAAGTGCTGTATCTGAGTGTGATACCCTTTCTTCGGTCGCTGATCAAGAGGAAAGCAACAACCTCGTCAAAAGGGATTTCCAGAGGTGGTTCAGTGACAAGAGCGCGTCAAGACTGAGCGTTGTTTCTGAATCTGACACCCTTTCTTTGGGCGCCGATCAAGAGGAATGCAACGACCTTGTGAAAAAGGATTTCCAGAGGTGGTTCAGTGACAAGAGCATGTCGAGGCTGAGCGTTGTTTCTGGATCTGACGCCCTTTCTTTGGCCGCCGGTCAAGAGGAACGCAGCGACTTCAATAAGGACTTCCTCTGGTATTTCCAGAGGCAGTTCAGTGACAAGAGCATGTCGAAAGTAACTGTTGTTTCTGAATCCGATGCCCTTTCTTTGGTCGCCGACCAGGAGGAACACACCGACTTCAATAAGGATTTCCTTTGGTACTTCCAGAGGCAGTTCAGCGACAAGAGCGTGTCGAGGCAGAGCGTTGTTGCTGAATCTGATATCATTTCGTCAGTCACCGATCAAGAGGACCGCAGCGACCTCGTCGAGAAGGATGTCCTTTTGGGGGACACGTCGCCAGAGCTGCCAAGACAGGAAAGTGATGTTGGAAATGCTGGAAGCAAATGCCCAGACACGGTTGATTTTGTGGGTGATGAAACTCTGAATGCCGCTGTCGCCAGTGGGATGGAGCCTGAGCCAGTGTGCAATGCTGCAACATAG
- the LOC125522173 gene encoding uncharacterized protein LOC125522173 isoform X2: MGVQARHDTLGIKKVLKCSIGISYRCASEHWALFSLALLLYLLYRSSPGLFAFLLSTSPVIICATLLLGILLSYGSTHLPESIEDRKTDTDSSAPRFGCFSRNVHFGAHQGFSVPAVKESTVGFKCWEIRNPSFSKARADKLTELDDTVPLLKESVDQGDERVYGHDRLTELFASISSMVTLQQEIGMEKFMKADHEREFRDPFSNNDNSTEYASLFEDAGQRRVDEKETTFGLCSSSENDRENDETVRKENQDKLLTDDQSDNVGEVSEDNPAKKPAGTCKWGRAFSVRQRKKLDGIKIEPINVDISSQLDSSLVSPCARVGNHDVSSDFDSVKPEFSSSDITMVDVAPMLDGTDPPLSNDDSGKLEDSSCDITMADVAPMLDEIDPPLGNEFPSPEPIDNDDSVCGSNFCRLDPQMDSDNNSKPDTGKAENDAKDGEKKKDDGGNQPEFLGTADEDKNAMDLGYSEVERSRRLEFLMAKRRSRKNIIFDLDGNDACQSADRFSRFRMQVQPISVSRRSPFDLASDPDEAAIPGSAPSIMHRRNNLFEPPSEQSDDGGVSAHDNLDSQEIMTGSRRDMVFKRHDTFNFGGQERHRSRFKPCFVLDAMDIQEESTGSFQRQFSDKSVSKLSAVSECDTLSSVADQEESNNLVKRDFQRWFSDKSASRLSVVSESDTLSLGADQEECNDLVKKDFQRWFSDKSMSRLSVVSGSDALSLAAGQEERSDFNKDFLWYFQRQFSDKSMSKVTVVSESDALSLVADQEEHTDFNKDFLWYFQRQFSDKSVSRQSVVAESDIISSVTDQEDRSDLVEKDVLLGDTSPELPRQESDVGNAGSKCPDTVDFVGDETLNAAVASGMEPEPVCNAAT, translated from the coding sequence ATGGGTGTCCAGGCCAGGCATGATACATTAGGCATCAAGAAAGTTTTGAAGTGCTCTATCGGAATAAGCTATAGATGTGCCTCTGAACACTGGGCTCTCTTCAGTCTAGCCCTACTGCTTTACCTGCTGTACAGATCTTCACCGGGTCTCTTCGCTTTCCTTCTCTCCACTTCCCCTGTAATTATTTGCGCCACCCTTCTTCTTGGTATACTGCTAAGTTATGGGAGCACACATCTTCCTGAGTCCATTGAAGACCGGAAGACTGACACAGATAGTTCAGCTCCCAGGTTTGGATGTTTTTCCAGAAATGTTCATTTTGGAGCACATCAGGGATTTTCAGTGCCTGCAGTTAAGGAGAGCACAGTTGGCTTTAAATGTTGGGAAATCAGAAACCCAAGTTTTAGCAAGGCAAGGGCTGACAAGCTTACTGAGCTGGATGATACTGTTCCTCTTTTGAAGGAATCAGTTGATCAAGGAGATGAGAGAGTTTATGGACATGATAGACTCACTGAACTCTTTGCTTCTATTTCTTCCATGGTGACACTGCAGCAAGAGATTGGTATGGAGAAATTCATGAAGGCTGATCATGAACGGGAGTTCAGAGATCCATTTTCCAACAATGATAATAGTACCGAGTATGCTAGCCTGTTTGAGGATGCTGGTCAAAGAAGAGTTGATGAGAAGGAGACAACATTTGGCTTATGCTCTTCCAGTGAGAATGATAGGGAAAATGATGAAACAGTAAGAAAGGAAAATCAAGATAAATTGTTGACAGATGATCAAAGTGATAATGTGGGAGAGGTTTCAGAAGATAACCCAGCTAAAAAACCGGCTGGTACTTGCAAATGGGGCCGTGCTTTTTCTGTCCGTCAGAGAAAGAAGCTTGATGGGATAAAGATTGAGCCTATCAATGTTGATATCAGCAGCCAGTTAGACTCTTCTCTAGTTTCACCATGTGCAAGAGTTGGCAACCATGATGTTTCATCAGATTTTGATTCTGTCAAGCCAGAGTTTTCCTCTTCTGATATCACTATGGTTGACGTTGCTCCAATGCTTGATGGTACTGATCCTCCTTTAAGCAATGATGATTCCGGTAAGCTAGAGGATTCCTCTTGTGATATCACTATGGCTGATGTTGCTCCAATGCTTGATGAGATTGATCCTCCTTTAGGCAACGAATTCCCTAGCCCCGAGCCCATTGACAATGATGATTCTGTCTGCGGTTCCAACTTCTGCCGTCTGGATCCTCAAATGGACAGTGATAATAACAGCAAGCCTGATACTGGTAAAgctgaaaatgatgctaaggatgGAGAAAAGAAGAAGGATGATGGTGGGAACCAACCTGAATTTCTTGGGACAGCAGACGAAGATAAGAATGCCATGGATCTTGGGTACTCTGAGGTGGAAAGGAGTCGTAGATTGGAGTTCTTGATGGCTAAGAGAAGATCAAGGAAGAATATAATATTTGATCTTGATGGAAATGATGCTTGTCAGAGTGCAGATAGATTTTCACGTTTCCGTATGCAAGTTCAGCCCATTTCAGTATCAAGGAGGAGCCCTTTTGACCTTGCTTCTGATCCTGATGAGGCAGCCATTCCTGGCTCGGCTCCTTCAATCATGCATCGGCGAAATAACCTGTTTGAACCCCCTTCTGAACAATCAGATGATGGTGGTGTATCTGCACATGATAACTTGGATTCTCAAGAAATCATGACAGGTTCCCGCCGAGACATGGTCTTCAAGAGGCATGATACCTTCAATTTTGGCGGCCAAGAGAGACACCGTTCTCGATTTAAGCCATGTTTTGTGCTGGATGCAATGGATATTCAGGAAGAAAGTACAGGCAGTTTCCAGAGGCAGTTCAGTGACAAGAGTGTGTCAAAACTAAGTGCTGTATCTGAGTGTGATACCCTTTCTTCGGTCGCTGATCAAGAGGAAAGCAACAACCTCGTCAAAAGGGATTTCCAGAGGTGGTTCAGTGACAAGAGCGCGTCAAGACTGAGCGTTGTTTCTGAATCTGACACCCTTTCTTTGGGCGCCGATCAAGAGGAATGCAACGACCTTGTGAAAAAGGATTTCCAGAGGTGGTTCAGTGACAAGAGCATGTCGAGGCTGAGCGTTGTTTCTGGATCTGACGCCCTTTCTTTGGCCGCCGGTCAAGAGGAACGCAGCGACTTCAATAAGGACTTCCTCTGGTATTTCCAGAGGCAGTTCAGTGACAAGAGCATGTCGAAAGTAACTGTTGTTTCTGAATCCGATGCCCTTTCTTTGGTCGCCGACCAGGAGGAACACACCGACTTCAATAAGGATTTCCTTTGGTACTTCCAGAGGCAGTTCAGCGACAAGAGCGTGTCGAGGCAGAGCGTTGTTGCTGAATCTGATATCATTTCGTCAGTCACCGATCAAGAGGACCGCAGCGACCTCGTCGAGAAGGATGTCCTTTTGGGGGACACGTCGCCAGAGCTGCCAAGACAGGAAAGTGATGTTGGAAATGCTGGAAGCAAATGCCCAGACACGGTTGATTTTGTGGGTGATGAAACTCTGAATGCCGCTGTCGCCAGTGGGATGGAGCCTGAGCCAGTGTGCAATGCTGCAACATAG
- the LOC125522173 gene encoding spindle assembly checkpoint component MAD1-like isoform X4: protein MSARAGPDPNSEKSVAWPDLRGSLERAGALAAELAAAAEERARLARRLEAALEVRRESVRQGAALDELSRRLERRRARADELAVARRRAAEGVERRKEQMQAQIERVLPLSRALAAAHRQVQEAKELKSAEKARLGDLQRLLRTRQQSMVAQVAALYPVRVFRDLPAAENHHSRTNGECRTPSEENGALPQEMNGNGRHLLSIIKSPHVGPLTFFGWQIGKPKTKQPSYSHKELQRSAAVLGYAAHAVLLIASYLDIPLRYPLRFGGSRSYVGDRLPSAEASSMGSTEHRRVGSADSKLTDYPLFLEYQDDSTKASYAIHLLQKVCAGR from the exons ATGAGCGCCAGGGCCGGGCCGGATCCCAACTCCGAGAAGTCGGTCGCGTGGCCGGACCTCCGGGGAAGCCTCGAGCGGGCCGGCGCCCTCGCCGCGGAGCTCGCGGCCGCGGCGGAGGAACGGGCACGCCTGGCGCGCCGCCTCGAGGCCGCGCTCGAG GTGAGGAGGGAGTCGGTGCGGCAGGGCGCGGCGCTGGACGAGCTGAGCCGGCGGCTGgagcggcggcgggcgcgcgCGGACGAGCTCGCCGTCGCCAGGCGGAGGGCCGCCGAGGGCGTGGAACGGCGCAAGGAGCAGATGCAGGCGCAGATCGAGCGGGTGCTGCCGCTCTCCAGGGCCCTCGCCGCCGCGCACCGCCAAGTGCAG GAAGCCAAAGAGTTGAAATCCGCGGAGAAGGCGCGGCTTGGGGATCTGCAGAGGCTGCTCAGGACGAGGCAGCAGTCCATGGTAGCCCAGGTCGCCGCCCTGTACCCTGTCAGGGTCTTCCGAGACCTGCCGGCTGCAGAGAACCACCATTCCCGTACCAATG GAGAGTGCCGAACACCTTCGGAAGAGAATGGGGCACTTCCGCAAGAAATGAATGGAAATGGAAGACATTTACTCAGCATTATCAAATCTCCACATGTTGGCCCCTTGACATTTTTTGGTTGGCAAATTGGAAAGCCCAAGACAAAGCAGCCAAGTTACAGTCACAAGGAGCTTCAGAGGTCAGCAGCTGTGCTTGGATATGCAGCACAT GCAGTCTTGCTTATTGCTTCATATCTTGACATTCCCCTCCGATATCCTTTGCGCTTTGGAGGATCACGATCTTATGTCGGTGATCGTTTGCCTTCAGCTGAAGCATCATCCATGGGTTCAACGGAACATCGAAGGGTCGGCAGCGCTGACTCAAAACTAACAGATTATCCCCTTTTCTTGGAATATCAAGATGACTCGACAAAGGCATCCTACGCCATTCACTTGTTGCAAAAG GTCTGTGCTGGCAGGTGA
- the LOC125522173 gene encoding UV radiation resistance-associated protein-like isoform X3 has translation MSARAGPDPNSEKSVAWPDLRGSLERAGALAAELAAAAEERARLARRLEAALEVRRESVRQGAALDELSRRLERRRARADELAVARRRAAEGVERRKEQMQAQIERVLPLSRALAAAHRQVQEAKELKSAEKARLGDLQRLLRTRQQSMVAQVAALYPVRVFRDLPAAENHHSRTNGECRTPSEENGALPQEMNGNGRHLLSIIKSPHVGPLTFFGWQIGKPKTKQPSYSHKELQRSAAVLGYAAHAVLLIASYLDIPLRYPLRFGGSRSYVGDRLPSAEASSMGSTEHRRVGSADSKLTDYPLFLEYQDDSTKASYAIHLLQKDTEQLLNYIGAESSGRNAFGNLRELIRIVQSDEYLYI, from the exons ATGAGCGCCAGGGCCGGGCCGGATCCCAACTCCGAGAAGTCGGTCGCGTGGCCGGACCTCCGGGGAAGCCTCGAGCGGGCCGGCGCCCTCGCCGCGGAGCTCGCGGCCGCGGCGGAGGAACGGGCACGCCTGGCGCGCCGCCTCGAGGCCGCGCTCGAG GTGAGGAGGGAGTCGGTGCGGCAGGGCGCGGCGCTGGACGAGCTGAGCCGGCGGCTGgagcggcggcgggcgcgcgCGGACGAGCTCGCCGTCGCCAGGCGGAGGGCCGCCGAGGGCGTGGAACGGCGCAAGGAGCAGATGCAGGCGCAGATCGAGCGGGTGCTGCCGCTCTCCAGGGCCCTCGCCGCCGCGCACCGCCAAGTGCAG GAAGCCAAAGAGTTGAAATCCGCGGAGAAGGCGCGGCTTGGGGATCTGCAGAGGCTGCTCAGGACGAGGCAGCAGTCCATGGTAGCCCAGGTCGCCGCCCTGTACCCTGTCAGGGTCTTCCGAGACCTGCCGGCTGCAGAGAACCACCATTCCCGTACCAATG GAGAGTGCCGAACACCTTCGGAAGAGAATGGGGCACTTCCGCAAGAAATGAATGGAAATGGAAGACATTTACTCAGCATTATCAAATCTCCACATGTTGGCCCCTTGACATTTTTTGGTTGGCAAATTGGAAAGCCCAAGACAAAGCAGCCAAGTTACAGTCACAAGGAGCTTCAGAGGTCAGCAGCTGTGCTTGGATATGCAGCACAT GCAGTCTTGCTTATTGCTTCATATCTTGACATTCCCCTCCGATATCCTTTGCGCTTTGGAGGATCACGATCTTATGTCGGTGATCGTTTGCCTTCAGCTGAAGCATCATCCATGGGTTCAACGGAACATCGAAGGGTCGGCAGCGCTGACTCAAAACTAACAGATTATCCCCTTTTCTTGGAATATCAAGATGACTCGACAAAGGCATCCTACGCCATTCACTTGTTGCAAAAG GATACGGAGCAGCTCTTGAACTACATCGGAGCAGAGAGTTCTGGGAGGAATGCATTTGGTAATCTGCGGGAGCTTATTAGGATTGTACAGTCAGATGAGTATCTGTACATATGA